Genomic window (Xylanimonas protaetiae):
GTTCCTCGAGCAGTACATCATCGGCCAGGACGCCGCGAAGCGGGCCCTGGCCGTCGCCGTCTACAACCACTACAAGCGCATCCAGGCGGCGGAGACGGGCCGCGTCGGCGACGACGACGCCATCGAGATCTCCAAGTCGAACATCCTGCTCATCGGCCCCACGGGCACGGGCAAGACATACCTCGCGCAGACGCTCGCCAAGATGCTCAACGTCCCGTTCGCCATCGCGGACGCCACGGCCCTCACGGAGGCGGGCTACGTGGGCGAGGACGTCGAGAACATCCTCCTCAAGCTCATCCAGGCCGCCGACTACGACGTCAAGAAGGCCGAGACGGGCATCATCTACATCGACGAGGTCGACAAGGTGGCCCGCAAGGCGGACAACCCGTCGATCACCCGCGACGTCTCCGGCGAGGGCGTCCAGCAGGCCCTCCTGAAGATCATCGAGGGCACGACGGCGTCCGTGCCGCCGCAGGGCGGCCGCAAGCACCCGCACCAGGAGTTCATCCAGATCGACACGACGAACGTGCTGTTCATCGTGGCCGGCGCGTTCGCCGGGCTGGAGGACATCGTCGCGGCGCGCGCCCGCAAGCGCGGCATCGGGTTCGGCGCCCCCATGGAGACGGGCGCCGACGAGAACCTGTTCGCCGAGGTGCGCCCCGAGGACCTGCAGAAGTACGGCCTCATCCCCGAGTTCATCGGCCGCCTGCCCGTCATCGCCAGCGTCTCCCCGCTCGACCGCGACGCCCTGGTCCGCATCCTCACCGAGCCGCGCAACGCGCTCGTGAAGCAGTACCAGCGCATGTTCCAGATCGACGGCGTCGAGCTCGAGTTCACCGACGACGCCGTCCAGGCCGTCGCCGACCAGGCGCTGCTGCGCGGCACCGGGGCGCGCGGCCTGCGCGCCATCATGGAAGAGGTGCTCCAGCAGGTCATGTTCGACGTCCCGAGCCGCGACGACGTCGAGAAGGTGGTCATCAGCCGCGAGGTCGTGCTGGAGAACGTCAACCCCACGCTCATCCCGCGCGTGAACGCCCCGGTACGGCAGCGGCCGCCCCGCGAGAAGAGCGCCTGACCTCGGCCGACGCGAGAGGGCCCCGACACCCGAAGGTGTCGGGGCCCTCTCGCACGGGGGTCAGGCGGCGGTGGTCGGGGCCCCCGCGTAGAGCCCGTCGACGACCGACGCGAAGTCCTTGATGACCAGTGCGCGCTTCACCTTCAGGGACGGCGTGAGGTAGCCGTTCGCCTCGGTGAAGTCGTTCTCCAGCACGTGGAACTTGCGGATCGACTCGGCGCGCGAGACGGCCTCGTTGGCGCGGGTCACGGCCCGGTCGAGGGCGGCGAGCACGTCGGGGTGGACGCGCGCCTCCGAGACCGGCATGTTCGGCAGGCCGTGCGTGGCGAGCCAGCCGGGCAGCATCTCCGGGTCCAGGGTCACGAGCGCGCCGATGAACGGGCGCTGGTCGCCGACGACGACGACCTGCGAGACCAGCGGGTGCGAGCGCAGGCGGTCCTCGAGCAGCGCCGGGGCGACGTTCTTGCCGCCGGCGGTCACGATGATCTCCTTCTTGCGGCCCGTGATGCGCAGCCGGCCGTGCGAGTCGAGCGTGCCCAGGTCGCCCGTGTGGAACCAGCCGTCCACGAGCACCTCGGCCGTGAGCTCCGGCTGGTTGCGGTAGCCGCGGAAGATGTGCGGTCCCTTGAGCAGGATCTCGCCGTCGTCGTCGATCTGGACGGACGTGCCCGGCAGCGGCGGGCCGACCGTGCCGATCGCGACCGAGCGCGGCAGGTTCACGGCGGCGGGCGCCGTCGTCTCCGTCAGGCCGTAGCCCTCGAGGACCGTCACGCCGACGCCGCGGAAGAAGTGGCCCAGACGCTCACCGAGCGGGGCCCCGCCGGACACGGCGTGGACGACGGCGCCGCCCATGGCCTCGCGCAGCTTCGAGAGCACGAGCCGGTCGGCGAGCTTGTGCTGGAGGGCGAGCGCGGGCGGGACCGGGCCGGCCTCCCGCGCGCGCGACGTCGCGATGGAGGTGCGGGCGGCCCAGTAGAAGATCTTCCGCTTGAGCGGCGAGGCCGAGGCCTTCTGCTCGGCCGAGTTGTACACCTTCTCGAAGACGCGGGGGACGGCGAGCAGGAAGGTGGGCTTGAAGGAGCCGAGGTCGGCCACGAGGTTCTTCACGTCCGGCGCGTGGCCCAGCACGGTGTTGGCCGAGAGGACGGCGACCTGGATGAGGCGCGCGAAGACGTGCGCGATCGGCAGGAACAGCAGGGTGCGGGCGCCGTCGTGGTCGATGACCTCGGGCAGCACCTCGGCCGCGTTGCGCGAGACGTGCGCGAAGTTGCCGTGCGTGAGCTCGGCACCCTTGGGGCGGCCCGTCGACCCGGAGGTGTAGATGATCGTCGCGAGGTCGCTCGCCCGGGTGGCGGTGCTGCGGGCGGTGACGTCCTGCGCGGCGACGGCCTCGCCCGCGGCGCGCAGCGCCTCCAGGGCGCCGGCGTCGATGACGAGCACGTCCTCGAGCTCCGCGACCGACGCGCGGACGGCGTCGACGATCCCGGCGTGCGCGGCCGTCTCGACGACGGCGAAGCGGCACCCGGCGTCGGACAGGATCCACTCGACCTGGTCGGGGGAGGAGGTCTCGTAGACGGGGACGGGGACGCCGCCGACGGCCCAGACCGCATAGTCGACGAGCGTCCACTCGTAGCGGGTGCGCGACATGATGGCGACACGGTCGCCCACCTCGACGCCGCGGGCCAGGAGGCCGCGGGCCACCGACATGACGTCGGCGGCGAAGGCGTTCGCGCTCACGGGGACCCAGGGGGCCTGCGGCGTCTCGCGGCGTTCGAGCAGGGGCCCGTCGCCGGTGCGGGCGACACGGTCGGCGAGCATCGAGCTGATGCTGGTCGTTTCCGGGACGTCCACCAGAGCGGGCGTCGTCGCGAGGTTCACGGTCATCGTCTCCGTCTGTCCAGGTCTGACCCAGTGTCGGACCTGCCGCGACGCTACCGGACCCTCCGCCCACCCGGCGCCTTCGGCCCGCATAGGATCGGTCACATGACCCCACCCGCGGTGCCCGACGAGATCCTGGGTTTGCGACGCAGTATTGACAACATTGACGCAGCCTTGGTCCATCTGCTCGCCGAGCGGTTCAAGATGACCGAGCGCGTGGGCCACCTCAAGGCCGTCGGCGGCCTGCCTCCCGCCGACCCGGCCCGTGACCGCCAGCAGATCGACCGCCTGACCGCGATGGCGACGGAGGCGGGGCTGGACCCGGAGTTCGCCGAGGGGTTCCGCGCGTTCATCGTCGCCGAGGTGATCCGCCACCACGAGCGCATCGCGGCGGAGTACGCCGCGGGCCACCTCGAGGGCGACGTCCCGGCGCTCGACACGTTCGCTTGAAGGGGGTAGGCAGCTCGTAGCGCCGGGGCCCGGGCCCTGGGGGTGCGCTGCGCCGCGTCGCGTCGCACCCTTGGTAGACAGCCGAGACCGGGAGGCGCAAGAGCTGACATGAAGACCGACTGGATCAAGCCCCTCATCGGCCGCCCTGGGCCGTTCGCGACGGTGTACCTCGACGCGACCCGCTCCGCGGAAGCCGGCGACAGGGACGTCGAGGGCCGCTGGAAGGCTGTGCGTCGCACGCTCGCCGCGCAGGGCGCGCCCGACGGCGTCCTGGACGCCGTCGAGGACGCCGTGCTGCGGCCCACGCGCAAGCCGGGCGCACACGGGCGCGTCGTCATCGCCGACGCCGACGGCGTGCTGGTGGACAAGGCCCTGCGCACGGCGCCGACGGTGGCAACCGGCGTCTGGCACCCCGTGCCCGCGCTGCTGCAGGCCGCGCTCGCTGCCGACGAGGAGGTCACCGCGCTCAAGGTGGCCGTCGACCGCACGGGCGCCGACCTGACGCTGACCGGCCCGGGGGCTGGGACGCCCCGCGCACCTTCGAGGCCCCGCACGACGACGTCTCGAAGGTGGACGTGGGTGGCTCCCGCGGAGCCGGGTCGGGCGGGACCGGCGGCGCCGGCGGCGGAGACCGCGGCGGCTCGTCCGCCGAGGCGCGCGCCGAGGACTCGCTGGCCCGCAACTCCGAGGCGATCGCCAAGGAGGTCGACAAGGCCGTGACGGCCGCGAAGCCCGAGATCGTGCTGCTCTACGGCGACGCCCGCACGGTGCGCGGCGTGCGCGGGTCGCTCGTGCGCCCCGTCTCCGAGCTCACCGTCGAGGTGGCCGGCGGCGGCCGCGGGGCGGGTGTCCACGAGGGCGCGTTCGCCGAGAACCTCGACGAGGCGCTCGACTCCTACCGCGAGCGCCGCCGCGAGGTGGTGCTGTCCGAGCTGCGGCAGGGGCAGGGCCGCGAGCAGGGTGCGGTGAGCGGCGTCGAGGACGTCGTCGCGGTGCTGTCGCGCGGGCAGGTCAAGGCGCTCGTGCTGAGCGAGGACGTGGGGTACGACGGCGCGCTCGTCGTCGGCGCGGACGGTGCGCGGGGCCCGCTGAGCGGGCGGACCCTGTGGATCGGCCCGGACCCGCTGGCGATCGCGACGTCGCGTGCGACGCTCGAGGACGCCGGGTACACCGAGGGCCTCGAGGAGCTGCCGGCGGCGATCGCGCTGGTGCGCGCGGCCGTGGGGCAGGACGCCGGGCTGTGCGTGTGCCCGGAGGGCGCCGCCGAGCTCATCGACGGGGTCGGGGCGACGCTGCGCTGGCACGACGGCAGCACGCCGCAGGAGGTCGCGGCGACGATGAGCCGCGACGCGGACCTGCTGCGGTGACCTGAGGACGCAGCGCGGCCCGGCCCCCGTGAGGGGAGCCGGGCCGCGCCGCGCGCGCCGGTGTCAGACGCGCGGCGTCTTGCGTCAGGCGCGCGGCGTCTTGACCGGGGGCTCGCCGAGCTGCGAGGCGAGCACGACGATGCCGCCCTGGACGTCGGGGTCGCCCTGGCCGTCGGCGGCCTCGACGAGCTCGGAGGGGCCCTCGACACGGCCGGCGCCGCGGACGTCGTCGAGCGCCGAGCGCACGCCCGCGAGGGCGCCGGCCGGGACGGCGAGCGTCACGGAGAGGATCGGCGTCTTGGGCGACACCTTGGCCTCGGACTTGATCTTGCGCAGCGCGGCCAGGGCGTCGCCCGCGGCGGCGAGCTGCACCGGGTCGGCGTCGCCCGCGGCGGCACGCAGCGGGGCCGACACCGGCCAGGCGGCGCGGTGCACCGAGCCCTCGCGCCACCACGACCAGACCTCCTCGGTCGCGTACGGCAGCACCGGCGCGAGCAGGCGCAGCATCGTGTCGAGGGCGAGCGCGAGCGCGGTGCGCGCCGACGTCGTCCCGGCCGAGACCTCCGACGACGCGGCGCCGGCGCCGTAGGCGCGGTCCTTGACGAGCTCGAGGTAGTCGTCGCAGAACGTCCAGAAGAACGTCTCGGTGACCTCGAGCGCGCGCGTGTGGTCGTACGCCTCGAGCGCCTCGGTGGCCGCGTCGACGACGGCGGCCAGGCCCGCGAGCATCGCGCGGTCGAGCTCGACGGTCACGGCCGCGGGGTCGAGGACGATCTCGCCGGCGCCGCCGAAGTCGAGCACGAACTTCGAGGCGTTGAGCACCTTGATGGCCAGGCGGCGACCGATCTTCATCTGGCCCTCGTCGAACGCCGCGTCGGTGCCGAGGCGGGCCGAGGCCGCCCAGTACCGCACCGCGTCGGAGCCGTGCTGCTCGAGCAGGCCCAGCGGCGTGACGACGTTGCCCTTCGACTTCGACATCTTCTTGCGGTCGGGGTCGAGGATCCAGCCGCTGATGGACGCGTTGGCCCAGGGCAGGCCGCCGCACTCGAGGTGCGAGCGCACCACGGTCGAGAACAGCCAGGTGCGGATGATGTCCTGGCCCTGCGGGCGCAGGTCCATCGGGTAGATGCGCTCGAACAGGTCGTTGTCGCGCTCCCAGCCGGCCACGATGAGCGGGGTCAGGGACGACGTCGCCCAGGTGTCCATGATGTCCTGGTCGCCGACGAACCCGCCGGGCACGCCGCGCTGCTCCTCGGTGTAGCCCGCGGGGCCTCGGCGGTCGGGTCGACGGGCAGCGAGGCCTCGTCAGGCACGATCGGGTGGCCGTAGTCGACGTCGCCGGACTCGAGCACGGGGTACCAGAGCGGGATGGCCACGCCGAAGAACCGCTGGCGCGAGATGAGCCAGTCGCCGTTGAGGCCGTTGACCCAGTTCTCGTAGCGGACGCGCATGAAGTCCGGGTGGAAGTCGAGCTCCTTGCCGCGGCCCAGCAGCTCGGCCTTGAGGTCCCGGCCGGGCACGTCGCGGCCGCCGTTGCGGATGTACCACTGGCGGCTGGTGACGATCTCGAGGGGCTTGTCGCCCTTCTCGTAGAAGTTCGTCTTGCGCTGCGTGGCGACGGGCTCGGCGGCGAGGTCGCCCGACTCGCGCAGGGCGTCGACGACGGCCTTGCGGGCGGAGAACGTCGTCTTGCCCGCGAGGCCGTCCGCGTACAGCGCGGCGCCGGGGCCGTCGGCGATCCACTCCGGCGTCTCGCGGGACAGGCGGCCGTCGCGCTGGATGATCGAGCGCACCGGCAGCTGGAGCTCGCGCCACCACTGGACGTCGGTGAGGTCACCGAAGGTGCAGCACATGGCGATGCCGGCGCCCTTGTCCGGCTCGGCGGCGGGGTGCGCGAGCACGGGGACCTCGACGCCGAACAGCGGCGACGTCACGGTCGTGCCGAACAGGTGCTGGTAGCGCTCGTCGTCGGGGTGCGCGATGAGCGCGACGACGGCGGGGATGAGCTCGGGGCGCGTCGTCTCGATGTGGATCGGCGTGCCGTCCGGCGCGTGGAACGCGACCTTGTGGAAGAAGCCAGGGTAGTCGCGCGCCTCGAGCTCGGCCTGGGCCACCGCCGTCTGGAACGTCACGTCCCACAGGCCGGGGGCCTCGGCCTGGTAGGCCTCGCCGCGCGCGAGGTTGCGCACGAACGCACGCTGGGCGGCGGCCCGCGAGGTCGCGCCGATGGTCTGGTACGTCTGCGCCCAGTCGACCGACAGGCCGAGGTAGCGCCAGACGCCCTCGAACGCCTTCTCGTCCTCGGCGGTCAGGCGCAGGCACAGCTCGATGAAGTTCTGGCGCGACACGGGCACCTGGTCGGCGGGCTTGACGGCTTTGCCATCGGTGCCCTGGTGCGGCGGCACGAAGTCCGGGTCGTAGGGCAGCGAGATGTCCACGCGCACGCCGTAGTAGTTCTGCACGCGGCGCTCGGTGGGCAGGCCGTTGTCGTCCCAGCCCATCGGGTAGAACACCTCGAGCCCGCGCATGCGCTGGTAGCGCGCGAGGATGTCGGTGTGCGTGTACGAGAACACGTGGCCGACGTGCAGCGAGCCCGACGCCGTCGGGGGAGGCGTGTCGATCGAGTAGACCTGCTCGCGCGTCTTGGAACGGTCGAACGCGTACGTGCCGTCGGCCTCCCAGCGCTCGCCGAGCTTGGTCTCCAGGCCCTCGAGCGAGACCCGGTCCGGTACCTCCCGGACCACCGCGCGGACGACGTCTGCCTGCGCACCGGCGGCAGGAGAGGGGGTCGTGGCGGGGGCGTCGGGGGTGAAGTCGCTCATGGTCCGCCATTGTCCCAGATGCGGGCCCGCCGCACGGAACCGAGTCCGGCGTGACGCAACTCATCGAGGGAATCGATCGGAACCATTTGCAGTTTCGATAGGACGTGCCGCACGCTGGCAGCACCCCGAACCACCCCCGCACCCTGGAGGAGCCCCACCATGCGCCGTCCCCGCGCCCTCGTCACCGCCGTCGCCGCCTCGCTCGTCCTGGCGCTCGGCGCGTGCTCCTCGGGCGCCGACGCCGACTCGAGCGCGTCGGGCGACGGCCTCGGCCTGGTCAAGGCGGGCACGCTGACCGTCGCGACCGAGGGCACCTACCGCCCGTTCAGCTTCCACGACGGCGGTGCCGGCGACCTGACCGGCTACGACGTCGAGGTGGCCCAGGCCGTCGGCGAGAAGCTCGGCCTCAAGGTCGAGTTCAAGGAGACGCAGTGGGACGCGATCTTCGCGGGCCTCGACGCGGGCCGCTTCGACACCATCGCCAACCAGGTCTCCATCACCGCCGAGCGCCAGGCCAAGTACCTGTTCAGCCAGCCGTACACGATCTCCCACGGCGTGGTCGTGGTGCGTGACGGCGACACGTCGGTGACGTCCTTCGCGGACCTCAAGGACAAGACCACCGCCCAGTCGCTGACCAGCAACTGGTACAAGCTGGCGACGGACTCCGGCGCCAAGGTGGAGCCCGTCGAGGGCTGGGCCCAGGCCGTCGCCCTGCTCCAGCAGAAGCGCGTCGACGCCACGATCAACGACGAGCTGACCTACCTCGACTACGTCAAGGAGAACGGCCAGTCCGGCCTGGCGGTCGCGGTGCAGACCGACGACACCTCGAAGTCCGCGTTCGTCTTCACCCAGAAGAAGACCGCGCTCCAGGAGAAGGTCGACGGCGCCCTCGCCGACCTTGCCGCGGACGGCACGCTCACCGAGCTGTCCCAGAAGTACTTCGGCGACGACGTCTCGAAGTGACCTCGCTGCGCCGGTCGGGCCCGTTCGGCGGGCCCGACCAGCGCTGACGTGGTTTGGTGACCCTCGTGGACTGGGACCTGTTCACGAGCTCGTTCTGGCCGATCCTCCGCGGTGGTCTGGTGGGCACGATCCCGCTGGCCCTCGCGTCGTTCGCCATCGGGCTCGTCATCGCCCTCGGCGTCGCGCTGCTGCGCCTGTCGACGCACCCCGTGCTCTCGTGGCTGGGGCGCGCGTACGTGTCCGTCATCCGCGGCACGCCGCTGCTCGTGCAGCTCTTCGTGATCTTCTACGGCCTGCCGTCCGTCGGCGTCGTCATCGACCCCTGGCCGAGCGCCATCGTCGCGTTCTCGCTCAACGTCGGGGGCTACGCCGCCGAGGTGATCCGCGCCGCGATCCTCTCGATCCCGCAGGGCCAGTGGGAGGCCGCGTACACGATCGGCATGCGGCGCACGACGACGCTGCGCCGCGTCGTGCTGCCGCAGGCGGCGCGCGTGTCGGTGCCACCGCTGTCCAACACCTTCATCTCGCTGGTCAAGGACACGTCGCTCGCCTCGCTGATCCTGGTGTCCGACGCGTTCCGGCAGGCGCAGGTGATCGCCGCCGCGACGAGCCAGTTCATGCTCCTGTACCTCGAGGTCGCGCTCGTGTACTGGCTCATCTGCACGGTCCTGTCGTTCGGCCAGGACCGCCTCGAGAAGAGGCTGGAGCGCTATGTCTGACGCCCCCCTGCTCCGCGCCCGCGGGATCCGCAAGGCCTTCGGCGACCACCAGGTGCTGCGCGGCGTCGACCTCGACGTCCGCCGCGGCCAGGTGATCGCGCTCATCGGCCCCTCCGGCTCCGGCAAGACGACGATGCTGCGCTCGCTCAACGGCCTGGCGACGCCCGAGGCCGGCACGCTGGAGCTCGACGGCGGGCCGTCGATCGACTTCGCGGCCACGGTGCCCAAGGAGCAGCGGCTCGCGCTGCGCGACCGCTCCGCGATGGTGTTCCAGCACCACAACCTGTTCCCGCACCTGACCGTGCTCCAGAACGTCACCGAGGGGCCCGTGCAGGTGCGCCGCGTGCCGCGGGCGCAGGCCGAGGCGCGCGGCCTGGAGCTGCTCGGCCGGGTCGGGCTGGCGGACAAGCGCGACGCGTACCCGCGCGAGCTGTCGGGTGGGCAGCAGCAGCGCGTCGGCATCGTGCGCGCGCTCGCGCTCGGGCCCGACCTGCTGCTGTTCGACGAGCCGACGTCGGCCCTCGACCCCGAGCTCGTGGGCGAGGTGCTGGGCGTCATGAAGGAGCTCGCCGAGGAGGGCTGGACGATGGTCGTGGTGACCCACGAGCTGTCCTTCGCCCGCGCCGTGGCGGACGAGGTGCTGTTCCTCGACGGCGGCGTCGTCGCCGAGCGCGGGGCGCCGCGGGACCTGTTCACCAACCCGCGCGAGGAACGGACGCGGCAGTTCCTGCACCGGATCCTCCACCCGCTGGACTGACGGCGCGGCGGGCGGCGCCGGGCCGGCCCCGCTGCTCGTCGGAACGTGGCTTCGGGATCGGACCGTGCATCGCAGCGCACGTTCCGATCCCGCACGCACGTCCCGATCACGGCGGCCGGGGTGCCGTGTGCCAGGATCGCGGGGTGAAGGTGCTTCGTCCCCGGGTGGTCGCCGAGCTTCGTGACGGGTTCGTCGCGACCGAGGCGCCGGCGCTCCAGGTGTCGATCCGGGCTGCGCTGCAGCCAGGGGAGCGCGGCTCGGAGCCCGTCTCCGCGGACCTGCGGTTCGCGCCGGGCGCGGACGGGCGGGTCGTGGTGCTGTGGCGCAACCGGCACGTCGGGTTCGTCCCGCCGTCGCACCGCGAGGTCCTCGCCGCGCAGGTGGCCGCGGCAGGGAAGGCGACCGTGCAGGCCGAGGGGTGCGTCTACCGCGACGGCGGCGTGCGGCGCGTGTGGGTCGGCCCGCTCCCAGCCGCAGGGTTCCCCCGGGTCGAGCCGGGGTACGACGAGCTCCCCGCGCCCGAGACCACGCTGTTCGGGTTCTCCCTGAAGCGGCCCCCCGGCGCGGGCTGAGCGGCGCGGCCTGAGCCGGGTCCGTCCGCGCCCGGCCGCAGGTTCGCGGCGGGCGACGACCGTCCCCACGGCCCGAACGGTCCGGCTATGGTCGGATCATGGGTCTGACCATCGGCTATGCCGCCATGCTCGAGCAGTTCCACCCCACCGAGATCGTCGAGCTGTCCGTGCTCGCCGAGCAGCACGGGTTCTCCGGCGTCATGGCCGCCGACCACTACCAGCCGTGGGTGCCGCAGCAGGGGCAGGCGGCGTTCGTGTGGAACGTGCTCACGGCCCTGGGGGAGCGCACGCGCGGCGACCTCGGCCCCGGCGTCACCGCCCCGACGTTCCGGTGGCACCCCGCGATGGTGGCCCAGGCCTCCGCGACGCTCGCCGCCATGTACCCGGGCCGCCACTGGCTGGGTCTCGGCTCGGGCGAGGCGCTCAACGAGCACGTCATCGGCGGCTACTGGCCCGAGGCGGCCGAGCGCAGCAACCGCATGTTCGAGGCCATCGAGATCATCAAGAAGCTGTTCCGGTCCGGCATCGAGGGCAAGGACGTCAAGCACTCCGGGCAGTTCTACACGCTCGAGTCGACCCGGCTGTGGACCATGCCCGAGGTGCCGCCGGAGATCCTCGTGGCCACCGCCGGCCCCATCAACGCCAAGCGCACGGGCAAGTACGCCGACGGCATCATCACCGTGGGCGCGCCCCTGGAGAAGATCTCCATGCTGTTCGGCAAGTTCGAGGAAGGCGTGCGCGAGTCCGGCCGCGACCCCGAGGGCATGCCCAAGGTGCTCCAGGTGCACATGAGCTGGGCCGAGACCGACGAGGAGGCCCTCACCAACGCGATGACCGAGTGGCCCAACGGCGGCATGAGGTTCCCCAAGGCCGACATCCGCTCGCCGCACGACTTCGCCCAGATGGCCAAGCTGGTGCGCCCCGAGGACTTCGAGGGCCGCATGGTCATCAGCGCCGACCCCGACAAGCACCGCGCGGCCATCCAGAAGTACGTGGACCTCGGCTTCGACCGCGTCTACCTGCACAACGTGGGACGCAACCAGAAGGAGTGGATCGAGGTCTTCGGCCGCGACGTGCTCCCGAAGCTCCACCGGTGAGCCGGCGGTTCGAGGTCTGGGCACCCGACGGGCTCGGCGAGGTCCGCCCCGGCGACGACCTCGCCGTCGTCGTCGGCGACCTGCTGGACGGTGACATGAGCTGCGGCGACCTGAACGACGGCGACCTGCACGACGGCGACGTCCTGGCCGAGGGCGACGTCGTCGTCGTGACGTCCAAGATCGTGTCCAAGGCCGAGGGGCGCGTGCTCGCCGCCGCCGACCGTGAGCAGGCCATCACCGACGAGACCGTGCGCGTCGTCGCCACGCGGGAGCGCCCCGACGGGCCGCCGCTGCGCATCGTCGAGAACCGGCTCGGGCTCGTCATGGCGGCCGCCGGCGTCGACGCGTCGAACACGCCCGACGGCACCGTGCTGCTGCTGCCCGTCGACCCCGACGCCTCCGCGGCCCGGCTGCGGGACGCGCTGCGGGCACGGTTCGGCATCGACAGGCTCGGCGTCGTCGTCACCGACACCGCCGGGCGGGCGTGGCGCGACGCGCTCGTCGACATCGCGATCGGCGCCGCGGGCGTCGCCGTCGTCGACGACCTGCGCGGCGGCGTCGACGCGCACGGGCGGCCGCTGCACGTGACCGTCACGGCTGTCGTCGACGAGATCGCCGCGGCGTCCGAGCTCGTGCGCGGCAAGGCGGCGGGGCGGCCCGTCGCCGTGGTGCGCGGCCTCGGCGAGCACGTCCCGTCCGGCTGGACGCCCGACGGCGGCGGCGCCCGCACCCTGGTGCGCGCGAGCGAGAGCGACCTGTTCCGCGAGGGCACCACGGAGGCGTACACGCGCGGCTACGCCGACGCCGCCGGGGGCCGGCCGCCTGCGCCCTGACCCGCGGCCGCGGCGCCTGCGCGTCAGCCCGGCAGTTCGTCGTCAGACCGTTCCCCCGGGCGCACGGCCTGACGACGAACTGCCGGGCTGATGGCCTCTCGGGACGCGTCGGGGCAGGTCAGGGAAGCCTTCGCTTGCTGGACGTGGCGTCAGAACCGTGGTTTCTGTGGGGTATGACCGTCCTGCGGAACGTCGAACACCCGCCCAGCCTGGCCCAACGCCTCAACTGGCTCCGCGCCGGCGTGCTCGGCGCCAACGACGGGATCGTGTCCGTGGCGGCCGTCGTCGTCGGCGTCGCCGCGGCGTCGGCGGGCCACGCGGCGCTGCTCACCGCAGGCCTCGCGGCCCTCGTCGGCGGTGCCATCTCCATGGCGCTGGGGGAGTACGTCTCGGTGTCCTCGCAGCGCGACTCCGAGCGGGCGTACATCGCGCGCGGCGAGCTCGAGCTCGCCCCCGAGGACGTCGTCTCGCCCTGGCACGCGGCCTTCGCGTCCGCCGCCGCGTTCACCGCGGGCGGCATCCTGCCGCTGCTCTCCGTGCTGCTCGTGCCGCAGCCGTGGAAGGTCTTCGTGACCTTCGTCGTCGTGCTCGGCGCGCTCGCGGCCGCCGGGTGGACGGCCGCGCGGATCGGTGAGTCGCCCTGGCTGCGGTCCACCACCCGCGTCGTGGTCGGCGGGGCGCTGGCGCTCGCGGTGACGTTCGGGCTGGGCTCCCTGCTGGGCGTCACCGGCGTCGTCTGACGGTCCTCTGACGGTCCTCCAGCGCGTCAGTCCGGGGCGTCGAGCTCGGCCGTCACGGCCGCGGTGATCTCGATGTCGCGCGGGCGGAGCTCGAAGCCGCCGCCCCCGGCGTCGGCGGTCATCGCCTTGGCGAGCAGGCGCGGCGCGGGTGCCTCGCCCGGCC
Coding sequences:
- the cofE gene encoding coenzyme F420-0:L-glutamate ligase, producing the protein MSRRFEVWAPDGLGEVRPGDDLAVVVGDLLDGDMSCGDLNDGDLHDGDVLAEGDVVVVTSKIVSKAEGRVLAAADREQAITDETVRVVATRERPDGPPLRIVENRLGLVMAAAGVDASNTPDGTVLLLPVDPDASAARLRDALRARFGIDRLGVVVTDTAGRAWRDALVDIAIGAAGVAVVDDLRGGVDAHGRPLHVTVTAVVDEIAAASELVRGKAAGRPVAVVRGLGEHVPSGWTPDGGGARTLVRASESDLFREGTTEAYTRGYADAAGGRPPAP
- a CDS encoding VIT1/CCC1 transporter family protein produces the protein MTVLRNVEHPPSLAQRLNWLRAGVLGANDGIVSVAAVVVGVAAASAGHAALLTAGLAALVGGAISMALGEYVSVSSQRDSERAYIARGELELAPEDVVSPWHAAFASAAAFTAGGILPLLSVLLVPQPWKVFVTFVVVLGALAAAGWTAARIGESPWLRSTTRVVVGGALALAVTFGLGSLLGVTGVV